One Streptomyces sp. R28 DNA window includes the following coding sequences:
- a CDS encoding GNAT family N-acetyltransferase — translation MDISVYRPGEFSSADRAAWTSMQSKAHLQGSPELGNPFLSPEFALAVGRCRRGVRIAVVREGGEPAAFFPFQRTATGVGRAIGLGVSDAQGLVHRPGFSWDARELLKACGLAVWEFDHLVEGQAAFEAGASDTFPSPVMDVDQGYAAYLRQLRERSPKFTRTTLAKERKLGRDHEGVRYVHDERDPAALRTLTAWKSAQYRRTGRSDRFAHEWITRLVDQLFHTRSEPFAGILSVLYADDRPIAAHFGLRTERVLACWFPAYDPAFSKYSPGLVLHLRMAEAAAADGIAYLDLGRGQKEYKDSLKTRELKVSEGWVTRRHPVAFGHRARRAPVRALRNTVQTRPELFEPADRVLKRMGKIRSAGR, via the coding sequence GTGGACATCAGCGTGTACCGCCCCGGCGAGTTCAGCTCCGCCGACCGGGCGGCGTGGACATCGATGCAGTCCAAGGCCCATCTGCAAGGTTCGCCCGAGCTGGGCAACCCCTTCCTGTCCCCCGAGTTCGCGCTCGCGGTCGGCCGTTGCCGGCGCGGGGTGCGGATCGCGGTCGTACGGGAGGGCGGCGAGCCGGCCGCGTTCTTCCCGTTCCAGCGGACGGCGACCGGTGTCGGCCGGGCCATCGGCCTCGGCGTCTCGGACGCCCAGGGCCTGGTGCACCGGCCCGGGTTCAGCTGGGACGCCCGGGAGCTGCTGAAGGCGTGCGGGCTCGCCGTATGGGAGTTCGACCACCTGGTGGAGGGCCAGGCGGCGTTCGAGGCGGGCGCGTCCGACACGTTCCCGTCCCCGGTCATGGACGTCGACCAGGGGTACGCGGCGTATCTGAGGCAACTGCGCGAACGGTCACCGAAGTTCACCAGGACGACGCTCGCCAAGGAGCGCAAGCTGGGCCGGGACCACGAGGGCGTGCGGTACGTGCACGACGAGCGCGATCCGGCCGCGCTGCGCACACTGACGGCCTGGAAGTCCGCGCAGTACCGCAGGACCGGGCGCAGCGACCGCTTCGCGCACGAGTGGATCACCCGGCTCGTGGATCAGCTGTTCCACACGCGCTCCGAACCGTTCGCGGGGATCCTGTCGGTGCTGTACGCGGACGACAGGCCGATCGCCGCGCACTTCGGGCTGCGCACCGAGCGGGTGCTGGCCTGCTGGTTCCCGGCCTACGACCCGGCGTTCTCGAAGTACTCGCCGGGCCTGGTCCTGCATCTGCGCATGGCCGAGGCGGCCGCCGCCGACGGCATCGCGTACCTGGACCTCGGCCGGGGCCAGAAGGAGTACAAGGACTCCCTGAAGACACGCGAGCTGAAGGTGTCGGAGGGGTGGGTGACCCGGCGTCACCCGGTCGCGTTCGGACACCGGGCACGCCGTGCCCCGGTCCGGGCGCTGCGCAACACCGTGCAGACACGGCCGGAGCTCTTCGAACCGGCGGACCGAGTCCTCAAACGTATGGGGAAGATCCGCTCGGCAGGCAGGTAA
- a CDS encoding polysaccharide deacetylase family protein, which translates to MSDARVPILMYHAVSTSPNDATRDLSVAPEAFAEQMALIGDLGLTPVRTADLAARWRSGKPLPERPVLITFDDGYEGVHRHALPVLAGHGFPATLFVSTGWLKGPHDTGGGLDTMLDWAQVRELAEADVEIGGHSHTHPQLDQLPDGRLRSELILCKEIISDELGTVPASFAYPYGYSSRRVREAVRETGYAQALAVNNGLARRRQGPYALTRLTVRRGTGVEEFRRMVQGRAITRTFAGDRALTKGYALVRRARQVRRKAIRSRV; encoded by the coding sequence ATGAGCGACGCACGCGTGCCGATTCTCATGTACCACGCCGTCTCCACCTCACCGAACGACGCCACCCGCGATCTGTCGGTGGCGCCGGAGGCGTTCGCGGAGCAGATGGCGCTGATCGGCGATCTGGGCCTGACTCCGGTCCGGACGGCCGATCTCGCGGCGCGCTGGCGCTCCGGCAAGCCCCTGCCCGAGCGGCCGGTGCTGATCACCTTCGACGACGGCTACGAGGGCGTGCACCGGCACGCCCTGCCCGTGCTCGCGGGGCACGGCTTCCCGGCCACGCTGTTCGTCTCCACGGGCTGGCTGAAGGGCCCGCACGACACCGGCGGCGGCCTGGACACCATGCTGGACTGGGCCCAGGTCCGCGAACTCGCCGAGGCGGACGTCGAGATCGGCGGCCACAGCCACACCCACCCACAGCTCGACCAGCTCCCGGACGGCCGGCTGCGTTCCGAGCTGATCCTGTGCAAGGAGATCATCAGCGACGAACTCGGCACCGTCCCGGCCTCGTTCGCCTATCCGTACGGCTACTCCAGCCGCCGGGTGCGCGAGGCCGTGCGCGAGACGGGGTACGCCCAGGCGCTGGCCGTCAACAACGGCCTCGCGCGGCGGCGGCAGGGGCCGTACGCCCTCACCCGTCTCACCGTGCGCCGAGGCACCGGCGTCGAGGAGTTCCGGCGGATGGTGCAGGGCCGTGCGATCACCCGAACCTTCGCCGGGGACCGTGCCCTCACCAAGGGATACGCCCTGGTCCGCAGAGCCCGACAGGTCCGCCGGAAGGCCATCCGTTCCCGTGTCTGA
- a CDS encoding glycosyltransferase family 2 protein translates to MSGPDISVVICVYTEDRWEDILAAVSSVRAQAYPALETLLVVDHNEALLDRLTKEYKESEEGATEVRVLANAGPRGLSAGRNTGIAASYGEVVAFLDDDAVAERDWLRHFAAGYADPHVMAVGGRTEPIWASGRRPAWFPEEFDWVVGCTYRGLPRGRVRVRNVLGGNASFRRTAFDFAGGFASGIGRDGDRLPLGCEETELCIRLTRARPDAVLLIDDRAVIHHRVPGAREHFRYFRTRTYAEGLSKALVARSVGADKGLESERRYTTRVLPAGVARGLRDAVLARPGGAGRAGAIVAGVLTAAGGYVVGSVRARRGGVTYSVAGIDREAGEGEAGREGGIG, encoded by the coding sequence TTGAGCGGTCCCGACATCTCCGTCGTGATCTGCGTGTACACCGAGGACCGCTGGGAGGACATCCTCGCGGCGGTCTCCTCGGTGCGGGCGCAGGCGTATCCGGCGCTGGAGACGCTGCTGGTCGTCGACCACAACGAGGCGCTCCTGGACCGGCTGACCAAGGAGTACAAGGAGTCCGAGGAAGGCGCGACCGAGGTGCGGGTGCTCGCCAACGCGGGCCCCCGCGGTCTGTCCGCCGGCCGCAACACCGGTATCGCCGCCTCGTACGGCGAGGTCGTCGCGTTCCTCGACGACGACGCCGTGGCCGAGCGGGACTGGCTGAGGCACTTCGCGGCCGGGTACGCCGACCCGCACGTCATGGCAGTGGGCGGGCGCACCGAGCCGATCTGGGCGTCGGGGCGCCGGCCGGCCTGGTTCCCCGAGGAGTTCGACTGGGTGGTCGGCTGCACCTACCGGGGCCTGCCGCGCGGCCGGGTGAGGGTGCGCAACGTCCTCGGCGGCAACGCCTCCTTCCGGCGTACGGCGTTCGACTTCGCGGGCGGCTTCGCCTCCGGCATCGGGCGCGACGGCGACCGGCTGCCGCTGGGCTGCGAGGAGACGGAGCTGTGCATCCGGCTGACCCGGGCCCGGCCCGACGCGGTCCTGCTGATCGACGACCGTGCGGTGATCCACCACCGGGTGCCCGGAGCACGCGAGCACTTCCGGTACTTCCGCACGCGCACGTACGCCGAGGGCCTGTCGAAGGCACTGGTGGCCCGAAGTGTGGGCGCCGACAAGGGACTTGAGTCCGAGCGCCGGTACACCACCCGCGTCCTGCCGGCCGGGGTGGCGCGCGGGCTGCGGGACGCCGTGCTGGCCCGGCCGGGCGGTGCGGGGCGGGCGGGTGCGATCGTCGCCGGGGTACTCACGGCGGCCGGTGGGTACGTCGTGGGGAGTGTCCGGGCTCGCCGGGGTGGCGTTACGTACTCGGTGGCGGGGATCGACAGGGAGGCCGGCGAGGGGGAAGCCGGCCGCGAGGGGGGCATCGGATGA
- a CDS encoding serine/threonine-protein kinase: protein MSEEPGSERLIAGRYRLLSPLGEGGMGTVWRARDELLHREVAVKEVRAPHGLPGPEIERMYARLEREAWAAARVANRNVVTVYDVATQDGRPWIVMELVRGISLAELLDAEGPLSPQRVAHIGAEVLSALRSAHEAGVLHRDVKPANVLMSNDGRVVLTDFGIAMVEGSSALTMTGEVIGSPEFLAPERALGRTPGPESDLWSLGVLLYAAVEGNSPFRQNTPLSTLRAIVDEELPPPRRAGPLVTVIEGLLRKDPAERLPADLAEQDLRIIGAGGTPSGGGHPRADIPTVAAFPAPAQTAPTAPVPPPTPTRPFTGTPASATRSDRTDHTDRPDRNRRAVVALIAGLAALALALAGLTYALLNRGGNGDEAGGGTTSEVSGGSAPTEDENTGGGDRTPTPSASPSSSPTTAPAPQSVKVTLAGAGTEYSGSCPPPSGQAPSFTATFTVGRLPAQVSYRWVSEDGKVMDQGWKTLSFPEGGGRTKQDRAFVTTDDEGGTFENEISVEVRDPVETKSNSVAFSVTCVTETPTGGVSPSPTVSPSS, encoded by the coding sequence GTGTCCGAAGAACCGGGCAGTGAACGTCTGATCGCGGGCCGCTACCGCCTCCTGTCCCCGCTCGGCGAGGGCGGCATGGGCACCGTGTGGCGGGCCCGCGACGAGCTGCTGCACCGCGAGGTCGCCGTCAAGGAGGTGCGCGCGCCGCACGGGCTGCCGGGCCCGGAGATCGAGCGGATGTACGCCCGGCTGGAGCGCGAGGCGTGGGCGGCGGCGCGGGTCGCCAACCGCAATGTCGTCACGGTGTACGACGTGGCCACGCAGGACGGCAGACCCTGGATCGTGATGGAGCTGGTCCGCGGGATCTCGCTGGCCGAGCTGCTGGACGCCGAGGGCCCGCTGAGCCCGCAGCGCGTCGCGCACATCGGCGCCGAGGTGCTGTCCGCGCTGCGGTCCGCGCACGAGGCCGGGGTACTGCACCGGGACGTGAAGCCGGCCAACGTACTGATGTCGAACGACGGCCGGGTCGTCCTCACCGACTTCGGTATCGCCATGGTCGAGGGCAGCTCCGCGCTGACGATGACCGGCGAGGTCATCGGCTCCCCCGAGTTCCTCGCCCCGGAGCGGGCGCTGGGCCGCACGCCGGGCCCGGAGTCCGACCTGTGGTCGCTCGGCGTGCTCCTCTACGCGGCAGTGGAGGGCAACTCCCCGTTCCGCCAGAACACCCCGCTCAGCACCCTGCGCGCGATCGTCGACGAGGAACTGCCGCCACCCCGCCGGGCCGGTCCGCTCGTCACCGTCATCGAGGGGCTGCTCCGCAAGGACCCGGCCGAACGGCTGCCGGCCGACCTGGCCGAGCAGGACCTGCGGATCATCGGTGCCGGGGGTACCCCCTCCGGAGGAGGGCACCCTCGCGCGGACATCCCCACCGTCGCGGCCTTCCCCGCGCCGGCACAGACCGCCCCGACGGCCCCGGTCCCCCCGCCCACGCCGACCCGGCCCTTCACCGGCACTCCGGCCTCCGCCACCAGGTCCGACCGCACCGACCACACCGACCGTCCCGACCGCAACCGCCGCGCCGTCGTCGCCCTGATCGCGGGCCTCGCCGCCCTCGCACTGGCCCTGGCAGGACTGACGTACGCCCTCCTCAACCGCGGGGGCAACGGTGACGAAGCGGGCGGCGGCACCACCAGCGAGGTGAGCGGCGGGAGCGCACCGACCGAGGACGAGAACACCGGCGGCGGGGACCGGACCCCGACGCCGAGCGCAAGCCCGAGCAGCAGCCCTACGACCGCTCCGGCGCCGCAGTCCGTGAAGGTGACGCTGGCGGGGGCCGGTACCGAGTACTCCGGGTCCTGTCCGCCACCGAGCGGCCAAGCGCCGTCCTTCACGGCCACGTTCACGGTGGGGCGGCTGCCGGCGCAGGTCAGCTACCGCTGGGTGTCCGAGGACGGCAAGGTCATGGATCAGGGCTGGAAGACCCTGTCGTTCCCGGAGGGCGGCGGACGGACCAAGCAGGACAGGGCGTTCGTGACGACGGACGACGAGGGCGGGACGTTCGAGAACGAGATCAGCGTCGAGGTCCGCGACCCGGTGGAGACGAAGTCCAACTCCGTGGCGTTCTCGGTGACGTGCGTGACGGAGACCCCGACGGGCGGGGTCTCGCCATCGCCTACGGTGTCGCCGAGCTCGTAG
- a CDS encoding SGNH/GDSL hydrolase family protein has product MRRSRLSVYVASLLLAVGTAFTGAAAAQAADTAATGGYVALGDSYSSGLGAGSYDSGSGDCKRSTKAYPYLWAAANSPSSFDFTACSGARTSDVTAGQLGPLNSATALVSITIGGNDAGFADIMTTCVLQSDSACVSRINTAKAFVDSTLPGRLDSVYTAIRTKAPSAHVVVLGYPRFYKLGASGCLGLSETKRRALNEAADYIDAATEKRALDHGFTFGDVRPTFTGHEICSGSSWMHSVNWLNVPESYHPTAAGQSGGYLPVLSSVA; this is encoded by the coding sequence ATGAGACGTTCCCGACTTTCCGTATACGTCGCCTCGCTCCTCCTCGCCGTCGGCACCGCCTTCACCGGGGCCGCCGCCGCGCAGGCCGCCGACACCGCCGCCACCGGCGGCTATGTGGCCCTCGGCGACTCCTACTCCTCCGGCCTCGGCGCGGGCAGCTACGACAGTGGCAGCGGCGACTGCAAGCGCAGCACGAAGGCGTACCCCTACCTGTGGGCCGCCGCGAACTCACCCTCGTCCTTCGACTTCACCGCCTGCTCGGGCGCTCGTACGAGTGATGTCACGGCCGGTCAGCTCGGCCCGCTCAACTCCGCCACCGCACTGGTGTCCATCACGATCGGCGGCAACGACGCAGGCTTCGCCGACATCATGACCACCTGTGTGCTCCAGTCCGACAGCGCCTGCGTCTCACGGATCAACACCGCGAAGGCGTTCGTCGACTCGACGCTGCCCGGCAGGCTCGACAGCGTCTACACGGCCATTCGGACCAAGGCTCCGTCCGCCCATGTGGTCGTGCTCGGCTACCCCCGCTTCTACAAGCTGGGCGCGTCCGGGTGCCTCGGCCTGTCCGAGACCAAGCGGAGGGCGCTCAACGAGGCGGCCGACTACATCGACGCCGCGACCGAGAAGCGCGCCCTGGACCACGGATTCACCTTCGGCGACGTGCGGCCCACCTTCACCGGGCACGAGATCTGCTCCGGGAGCTCGTGGATGCACTCCGTGAACTGGCTCAACGTCCCGGAGTCCTACCACCCGACGGCCGCGGGCCAGTCGGGTGGTTATCTGCCGGTGCTGAGCAGCGTGGCCTGA
- a CDS encoding glycosyltransferase family 2 protein, producing the protein MSSVLRPAVADQEPSTAGKYRPVSSHMAIAPPVSVVIPAMNEAENLPYVFKTLPDWIHEVVLVDGNSTDDTVEVARELWPEVKVVRQRGKGKGDALISGFEAATGDIIVMVDADGSADGQEIVSYVSALVSGADFAKGSRFANGGGTDDMTPIRKLGNWALCTAVNRKFGARYTDLCYGYNAFWRHCLDKIDLDCTGFEVETLMNIRVVKAGLKVQEIPSHEYLRIHGTSNLRAVRDGLRVLKVILKERSNRRALRRRTAAAHSPTLDSVRSVRSVHSAHSVRGEAS; encoded by the coding sequence ATGAGTTCTGTTCTGCGCCCGGCGGTTGCCGACCAAGAGCCGTCAACAGCCGGAAAGTACCGTCCTGTCTCCTCGCACATGGCCATCGCGCCGCCCGTGAGCGTGGTGATTCCGGCCATGAACGAAGCCGAGAACCTCCCGTACGTCTTCAAAACCCTGCCGGACTGGATACACGAAGTCGTCCTGGTGGACGGCAACTCCACCGACGACACCGTCGAAGTGGCCCGTGAGCTGTGGCCGGAGGTCAAGGTCGTGCGGCAGCGCGGCAAGGGCAAGGGGGATGCCCTGATCAGCGGGTTCGAGGCGGCCACCGGCGACATCATCGTGATGGTCGACGCGGACGGCTCGGCCGACGGCCAGGAGATCGTCAGTTACGTCTCCGCGCTGGTCTCGGGCGCGGACTTCGCCAAGGGGTCCCGCTTCGCCAACGGCGGCGGCACGGACGACATGACGCCGATCCGCAAGCTCGGCAACTGGGCGCTGTGCACGGCCGTCAACCGCAAGTTCGGCGCCCGCTACACCGATCTCTGCTACGGATACAACGCGTTCTGGCGGCACTGCCTGGACAAGATCGACCTCGACTGCACCGGCTTCGAGGTGGAGACCCTGATGAACATCCGGGTCGTCAAGGCGGGGCTGAAGGTGCAGGAGATACCCAGCCACGAGTACCTCCGCATCCACGGCACGAGCAACCTGCGGGCCGTGCGGGACGGGCTGAGGGTGCTCAAGGTGATCCTCAAGGAGCGCTCCAACCGGCGTGCCCTGCGCCGCCGCACCGCCGCGGCGCACTCCCCGACGCTCGACTCGGTCCGCTCGGTCCGCTCGGTCCACTCGGCTCACTCGGTCCGGGGAGAAGCGTCTTGA
- a CDS encoding S8 family peptidase: MAQLRSKKIRFAAITSLATAALVGGLTSLPAQAAPAEGKVLAAGSPTAIKDSYIVTLKKSAGLKAASRAGKSLIKEYGGSVNKTFGTALNGYAATLSATEAKRLAADPAVASVEQNQRVKMDATQSSAPWGLDRIDQTSLPLSGTYTYPDTAGSGVTVYVIDTGVRITHQQISGRASYGYDAVDGDTTASDGNGHGTHVATTIAGTTYGVAKKANIVAVRVLDNAGSGTTAGVIAGIDWVTDNHSGPSVANMSLGGGASTSLDTAVANSIASGVTYAVAAGNSSANASSYSPARVSTAITVGATTSSDARASYSNYGSVLDIFAPGSSITAGWNTSDTATNTISGTSMATPHVAGAAAVYLAGHTSATPAAVASALTSGATTNVVTSAGSGSPNRLLKLVP, translated from the coding sequence ATGGCACAACTGCGTAGCAAGAAGATCCGGTTCGCCGCGATAACCAGCCTGGCGACCGCTGCCCTCGTCGGCGGACTCACGTCCCTCCCCGCCCAGGCCGCCCCGGCCGAGGGCAAGGTCCTGGCCGCCGGTTCCCCCACGGCGATCAAGGACAGCTACATCGTCACGCTCAAGAAGAGCGCCGGGCTCAAGGCCGCCTCGAGGGCGGGCAAGAGCCTGATCAAGGAGTACGGCGGCTCGGTGAACAAGACGTTCGGCACCGCGCTGAACGGCTATGCCGCCACCCTCTCCGCGACCGAGGCCAAGAGACTCGCCGCCGACCCGGCGGTGGCCTCGGTCGAGCAGAACCAGCGCGTCAAGATGGACGCCACGCAGTCCAGCGCCCCCTGGGGCCTGGACCGCATCGACCAGACCTCGCTTCCGCTCTCCGGCACCTACACCTACCCGGACACCGCGGGCAGCGGCGTGACCGTGTACGTCATCGACACCGGCGTCCGCATCACGCACCAGCAGATCAGCGGCCGTGCCTCCTACGGCTACGACGCGGTCGACGGCGACACCACCGCCTCCGACGGCAACGGCCACGGCACCCATGTGGCCACCACGATCGCGGGTACCACCTACGGTGTCGCCAAGAAGGCGAACATCGTGGCCGTACGCGTGCTCGACAACGCGGGCTCCGGCACCACCGCGGGCGTGATCGCGGGCATCGACTGGGTGACCGACAACCACTCCGGTCCCTCGGTCGCCAACATGTCGCTCGGCGGCGGCGCCTCCACCTCGCTGGACACCGCGGTCGCCAACTCGATCGCCAGCGGAGTGACCTACGCGGTCGCGGCGGGCAACAGCAGCGCCAACGCCTCCTCGTACTCCCCGGCCCGCGTCTCGACGGCGATCACGGTCGGCGCCACCACCAGCTCGGACGCCCGGGCCAGCTACTCGAACTACGGCTCGGTCCTGGACATCTTCGCGCCCGGCTCCTCGATCACGGCGGGCTGGAACACCAGCGACACCGCGACGAACACCATCTCCGGCACGTCGATGGCCACCCCGCACGTCGCGGGCGCGGCCGCGGTCTACCTGGCGGGCCACACCTCGGCCACCCCGGCCGCGGTCGCCTCGGCCCTGACGAGCGGCGCCACCACCAACGTGGTCACCAGCGCCGGCAGCGGCTCGCCCAACCGGCTGCTGAAGCTCGTCCCGTAG